In Halobaculum limi, one DNA window encodes the following:
- a CDS encoding aminomethyltransferase family protein, which yields MSLVADVHADHGATFTERGGREVVADYGRPDSAARAVRNVVGVIEMGYGIVVVEGDDRVEFVDNAVTNRVPSTDGEGCYALLLDPQGAIETELFVYNAGERLLLFTPPDRAEPLVDDWQGKVFIDDVDIRDASADFGVFGVHGPTSTEKIASVLNGAGSPEPGLTFVRGRMNDVGVTVIASDGPTGEEGYEVVCAAEDAERVFDTLLTRGLNAAPFGYTTWDILTAEAGTPLFESELGGRLPNVAGVRSAVDFEKGCFVGQEVVSKVENRGRPSKRLTGLRPETLPESGAAVFDGDASVGEVTRAVDSPTVGGPIALAYLDFDADATDLAVRVDGDEVAAERVELPFVEGSARSGRLPTYPEATEQT from the coding sequence ATGAGTCTCGTCGCCGACGTTCACGCCGACCACGGTGCGACCTTCACCGAACGCGGCGGCCGAGAGGTCGTCGCAGACTACGGCCGCCCCGACAGCGCCGCCCGCGCCGTCCGCAACGTTGTCGGCGTCATCGAGATGGGCTACGGAATCGTCGTCGTCGAGGGCGACGACCGCGTCGAGTTCGTCGACAACGCCGTCACCAACCGCGTGCCGAGCACCGACGGCGAGGGCTGTTACGCCCTCTTGCTCGACCCACAGGGAGCCATCGAGACGGAACTGTTCGTGTACAATGCCGGCGAGCGCCTCCTCCTGTTCACGCCGCCGGACCGTGCGGAACCCCTCGTCGACGACTGGCAAGGGAAGGTATTCATCGACGACGTCGACATCCGTGATGCCAGCGCGGACTTCGGCGTGTTCGGCGTCCACGGGCCCACCTCGACCGAGAAGATTGCGTCGGTCCTCAACGGCGCAGGCTCGCCCGAACCGGGGCTAACGTTCGTCCGCGGACGGATGAACGACGTGGGCGTCACGGTCATCGCGAGCGACGGACCGACCGGCGAGGAGGGGTACGAGGTCGTCTGTGCCGCCGAAGACGCCGAGCGCGTGTTCGACACGCTGCTCACGCGCGGCCTGAACGCCGCTCCGTTCGGCTACACGACCTGGGACATCCTCACCGCCGAAGCGGGGACGCCGCTGTTCGAGTCGGAACTGGGCGGTCGCCTGCCGAACGTCGCGGGCGTCCGCTCGGCGGTCGACTTCGAGAAGGGCTGTTTCGTCGGGCAGGAGGTCGTCTCGAAGGTGGAAAACCGCGGTCGTCCGAGCAAGCGACTCACTGGTCTCCGACCCGAAACGCTGCCCGAATCAGGCGCTGCCGTGTTCGACGGCGACGCCTCCGTGGGCGAAGTGACGCGGGCGGTCGACTCGCCGACTGTCGGCGGCCCCATCGCGCTCGCGTACCTCGACTTCGACGCGGACGCGACAGACCTCGCGGTTCGGGTAGACGGCGACGAGGTCGCCGCCGAACGCGTGGAATTGCCGTTCGTCGAGGGGAGCGCGCGCTCCGGGCGGCTTCCGACGTACCCCGAGGCGACGGAGCAGACGTAA
- a CDS encoding WD40/YVTN/BNR-like repeat-containing protein, translating into MTTVYAAMRDHLLVVDPDDESATTTESLDGRSIECVAVHPDTPARVFVGTFESGLWRSTDGGDSFDRVGADAIDQDAVMSAAVSPHDPAEVWVGTEPSRVYRSTDGGETWTHLDGLVDLPSSDEWAFPPRPHTHHARWIEPDPSDPDHWYVAVEAGALVTTHDRGETWEDRVPDSRRDTHSMVTHPDAPGRAWCAAGDGFAETRDGGETWSHPQSGLDRTYCWSVAVDEDDPDCVLVSAARGAFEAHTAERAETYVYRRDGDEDWERLDGNGLPLGEGVTRPVLAAGNAREFYALSNRGLYRTMDAGDSWSEVAVAWPDRVDDQTARGLAVLP; encoded by the coding sequence ATGACCACCGTGTACGCCGCGATGCGTGATCACCTCCTCGTCGTCGACCCCGACGACGAGTCCGCTACCACCACCGAATCGCTCGACGGCCGTTCGATCGAGTGCGTCGCCGTCCACCCCGACACACCCGCCCGCGTATTCGTCGGGACGTTCGAGTCGGGGCTGTGGCGCTCGACCGACGGCGGCGACTCGTTCGACCGGGTCGGCGCGGACGCCATCGACCAAGACGCCGTAATGTCAGCGGCCGTCTCGCCGCACGACCCGGCGGAGGTGTGGGTCGGCACCGAACCCTCGCGGGTCTACCGCTCGACCGACGGCGGCGAGACGTGGACGCATCTCGACGGCCTCGTCGACCTGCCCTCCAGCGACGAGTGGGCGTTTCCGCCGCGCCCGCACACTCACCACGCGCGGTGGATCGAACCCGACCCTTCCGACCCCGACCACTGGTACGTCGCCGTCGAGGCCGGAGCGCTCGTCACCACCCACGACCGCGGCGAGACGTGGGAAGACCGCGTTCCCGACTCTCGGCGCGACACACACTCGATGGTGACCCATCCCGACGCACCCGGCCGGGCGTGGTGCGCCGCGGGCGACGGTTTCGCGGAGACGCGCGACGGCGGCGAGACGTGGAGCCATCCGCAGTCGGGGCTGGACCGGACGTACTGCTGGAGCGTCGCCGTCGACGAGGATGACCCTGACTGCGTCCTCGTCTCGGCGGCACGGGGCGCGTTCGAGGCACACACCGCGGAGCGTGCGGAGACGTACGTGTACCGGCGGGACGGCGACGAGGACTGGGAACGACTCGACGGCAACGGACTCCCGCTTGGAGAGGGCGTCACCCGGCCGGTACTCGCGGCCGGGAACGCCAGAGAGTTCTACGCACTGTCGAATCGTGGGCTGTATCGAACGATGGACGCCGGTGACTCGTGGTCGGAGGTCGCCGTTGCGTGGCCAGACCGTGTCGACGACCAGACTGCTCGTGGGCTGGCAGTCCTGCCGTAG
- a CDS encoding DUF6432 family protein: MRVPPEFRDRDETEVAVLDALVGRAEDGMTVLELRSGVDATIDEVEQALSSLKAAGLIDVQQADGQVLIYPSDRVVPDPSDHVDDDPGLLDVIRDRLGL, translated from the coding sequence ATGAGGGTGCCGCCGGAGTTCCGCGACAGAGACGAGACCGAAGTCGCGGTGCTGGACGCCCTCGTCGGGCGTGCAGAAGACGGGATGACCGTACTGGAACTGCGGTCGGGCGTCGACGCGACGATCGACGAGGTGGAGCAAGCGCTCTCGTCGCTGAAGGCTGCCGGACTCATCGACGTGCAACAGGCGGACGGGCAGGTGCTGATCTATCCCAGCGACCGGGTCGTCCCCGACCCCAGCGACCACGTCGACGACGACCCCGGACTTCTCGACGTCATCCGGGACAGACTCGGTCTGTAG
- a CDS encoding geranylgeranyl reductase family protein: protein MYDFVVVGVGPAGARFARRAAEAHYDVLALEKGTVGEPLACSGHVSTDVWEYVPGDAKERLLQNRVYGADFHVGGPDSPSRRFYKREEISNVIDRVELDRTLADAARDAGADVREGHTVTSVEERPGYVEVTASVDGEERTFEGRMVAGADGPVSRVRRQLDLPEPGEKLHGVLAFDDTPDHGDYVDVHLTAPRFFAWRIPRGDAGVEYGLAAPPGHEVNELFARLTDEYDVETDRFCSGAIPIGPPERTTATRGFLLGDSAAQTKPFTGGGILYGMRAADVAADVIDPQDPNTLPRYEEGWREELQTEIRLGHWIRRAYSLPEPIQRVGLWALSGEIGVHMDEPSSLFSREHLKKLFS from the coding sequence ATGTACGACTTCGTCGTGGTCGGCGTCGGTCCGGCGGGCGCACGCTTCGCTCGCCGGGCCGCCGAGGCCCACTACGACGTGCTCGCGTTGGAGAAGGGGACGGTCGGGGAGCCGTTGGCCTGCTCCGGGCACGTCTCGACCGACGTCTGGGAGTACGTCCCCGGCGACGCCAAGGAGCGACTGCTCCAGAACCGCGTGTACGGCGCGGACTTCCACGTCGGGGGTCCGGACTCGCCGTCGCGTCGCTTCTACAAGCGCGAGGAGATATCGAACGTCATCGACCGCGTCGAACTCGACCGGACGCTCGCCGACGCCGCCCGCGATGCCGGGGCGGACGTGCGCGAGGGACACACCGTCACGTCGGTCGAGGAGCGCCCCGGCTACGTCGAGGTGACCGCGAGCGTCGACGGTGAGGAACGGACGTTCGAGGGACGGATGGTCGCCGGTGCGGACGGCCCCGTCTCGCGGGTCCGACGCCAACTCGACCTCCCCGAACCCGGTGAGAAACTCCACGGCGTCCTCGCGTTCGACGACACTCCCGACCACGGTGACTACGTCGACGTCCACCTCACCGCGCCGCGCTTCTTCGCGTGGCGCATCCCTCGCGGCGATGCGGGCGTCGAGTACGGCCTCGCCGCGCCGCCGGGCCACGAGGTGAACGAGTTGTTCGCTCGACTCACCGATGAGTACGACGTGGAGACGGATCGGTTCTGCTCGGGTGCGATCCCTATCGGTCCGCCCGAGCGGACGACTGCGACGCGGGGATTCCTGCTCGGCGACTCCGCCGCACAGACGAAACCGTTCACCGGCGGCGGCATCCTCTACGGGATGCGCGCGGCCGACGTCGCCGCCGACGTCATCGACCCGCAGGACCCGAACACGCTCCCGCGCTACGAGGAGGGCTGGCGCGAGGAGTTACAGACGGAGATCCGTCTCGGTCACTGGATCCGGCGAGCGTACTCGCTCCCCGAACCGATCCAGCGGGTGGGGTTGTGGGCGCTCTCGGGCGAGATCGGCGTCCACATGGACGAACCGAGTTCGCTGTTCTCCCGGGAACACCTGAAGAAACTGTTCTCGTAG
- a CDS encoding DUF7093 family protein, which yields MGLRCLLGHDFSEPRTETDREERGDEVITTITEVKECARCGETRVVSENKEVTSLDRSGVSSDPAQREEGGDVPFGTSESADATDTVAPAVTDATDVGDDVGAEVMDADSTDGASPDTAAADVEGAEAATDAAAPSDDDFDHPTADPDEAATDAEEDAEIIDGEGATTDSADGEPTGRAHGEWPDADANRKAEDEPTGQTDWPDADAPAGDHDGDDPTEPRAPVDEEAEDVEILDDDPDPESAAATEARTDVVADATNADEAGVASDPADEDVEFIDGDGPSDWPEQDGDDEGYDAEVDDGSDAGVSVDGNLRPQVDADVASEEDVEFIEADADAASTPSGHERATGTESATSADAAPSDATESTASSGRPTVELQTTVDRVETVYVCPDCGLREPVGASSMRAGDICPDCKRGYIEERELE from the coding sequence ATGGGACTCAGGTGCCTCCTCGGCCACGACTTCAGCGAGCCGAGGACTGAGACGGACCGGGAAGAACGGGGGGACGAGGTCATCACGACCATCACAGAGGTCAAAGAGTGTGCGCGGTGCGGGGAGACACGCGTCGTCTCCGAGAACAAGGAGGTGACCTCGCTCGACCGCTCCGGCGTGTCGAGCGACCCCGCACAGCGTGAGGAGGGTGGAGACGTCCCGTTCGGGACGTCCGAATCCGCCGACGCCACCGATACCGTAGCGCCAGCCGTCACCGACGCCACAGACGTCGGCGACGACGTCGGCGCGGAGGTGATGGACGCGGACTCCACCGACGGAGCTTCGCCCGACACGGCTGCTGCCGACGTCGAGGGTGCGGAAGCGGCGACCGACGCGGCCGCACCGAGCGACGACGACTTCGACCACCCGACTGCGGACCCGGACGAGGCAGCGACCGACGCCGAGGAGGACGCCGAGATCATCGACGGCGAGGGCGCGACCACAGACTCGGCCGACGGCGAGCCAACGGGCCGCGCACACGGCGAGTGGCCCGACGCCGACGCCAATCGGAAAGCGGAGGACGAACCGACCGGGCAGACCGACTGGCCCGACGCCGACGCCCCCGCGGGCGACCACGATGGCGACGACCCGACTGAACCACGCGCACCGGTCGACGAGGAGGCCGAAGACGTCGAGATTCTCGACGACGACCCCGACCCCGAGAGCGCGGCCGCGACCGAAGCGCGAACCGACGTCGTCGCCGACGCCACCAACGCGGACGAAGCAGGCGTGGCGAGCGACCCCGCCGACGAGGACGTGGAGTTCATCGACGGCGACGGCCCGAGCGACTGGCCCGAACAGGACGGCGACGACGAGGGGTACGACGCCGAAGTCGACGACGGCAGCGACGCCGGCGTCTCCGTCGACGGCAACCTCCGCCCGCAGGTCGACGCCGACGTCGCCAGCGAGGAGGATGTCGAGTTCATCGAGGCCGACGCTGACGCCGCGAGCACACCGAGTGGACACGAGCGTGCTACCGGCACGGAGTCGGCTACGTCGGCCGATGCTGCCCCTAGCGACGCGACCGAGTCGACCGCGTCGTCGGGACGGCCCACAGTCGAGTTACAGACGACGGTCGACCGCGTCGAGACGGTGTATGTCTGCCCGGACTGCGGCCTGCGCGAACCGGTCGGCGCGTCGTCGATGCGGGCGGGTGACATCTGCCCGGACTGCAAGCGCGGCTACATCGAAGAGCGCGAACTCGAATAA